The following nucleotide sequence is from Bacteroidales bacterium.
TCCTCTAAAAATTCGCCACAGAAATGCATATCAACCATTCCTGCAGATTTCAGGCAGTAGCCCGAATACGCATTCCACGGGTTAAAGGGATAGATGTTCCCGCCCGGGAAATAGACATCGCCATCGAGATTGTAAAGGATTATCAGTTGATTTTGCATGTCTGAAAAAATCTCCTGAATGTCGGAGTTCTGTTGGGTAAGGAAGCTCGAAATTCCCATCCAGCCCTGCGGTATTTCTACCAACTGCGAGGGCTTAACCCGAATGTTGATAATAGATTCATTTTCACAGCCGGTTTCCGGATCGGTGTAGTGGTAGGTAATTTCATGATTACCAATATTCGCAATTTCCGGGAAGAAGGTGTTTCCGGCCACACCGAGTCCGGAATAAGTGCCGCCGGAGGGAGTGCAGGCATCCAAGATGATCGGGCCATCATATTTGCAAACCTCACCAGGAATATTGCAGGTGATTACAGGAGTAGGATAAACCTCGATAACAAAGGAGCAATTTCCGGAGCAACCAAATTCGTCAGAATAGTTGTATTGGATGAGATGCGTTCCCGGGCCTGCAAGCTCCGGATAAAACTTGCCGGATGCAACACCCTCACCGGAATATATTCCCCCTTCCGGCGAAGCAAAATCCAGCGTAAGCGGCGCTTCATAAATACAAATACCCATCGTTTCCGGGCAAACCATCTCCGGCATAAGCTGAACAGTAATTAGAAATGTGCATTCCGAGCTGCAGCCATAGATGCTGGTAAACTGGTAAGTGATCAGATACTCGCCCGCTCCCGCAACCGCAGGATCAAAAACATTTCCCGATACGCCATTACCCGAATAAATTCCTCCGGCAGGCTCCGCAAAGTCGAGCGCAAGGGGTCCGTTATCCAAACACATTTCGATATCCGCACCACAGGAAACTGCAGGAAGTTCATGCACTGTAATTTCAAAACTGCATGTGCTGGTGCAGAAATTAATGGGTGAAGTGTAGCTGTAGAATATTTCATGGATTCCCACACCAGCCTGCGCCGGAGTGAATGTTGTCCCATCAATTCCATTGCCCGAAAGCGTTCCGCCGGCGGGCGAAAGTCCAATGATTTCAAAAGGAGCGGCATCAAGGCAAACTTCCATATTGGCCGGGCACGTTACTTCGGGAGCAGGCAGCACGGTAATTTTGAAGCTGCAACTGTTTTCACATCCAAACCCATCCACAAAAGTGTAGGTGATGTTTTTGATGCCAGTGCCGGTGGTAGCGGGATCGAAAATCCCATTAACCACGCCGGTGCCTGTGTAAACACCTCCTGCCGGACTTGCTCCGGTGATAGCAAACGGCGCATCATTCTGACAAACTGCGTAATTTCCCGGACAACTTACCACTGGCAAAGGTTTAACGTGAATGGTGAAGTTGCACGAAGCCGAACAGCCATTTGCGTCGGTGTAGGAATAAACGATTTCATGATCGCCTACGCCGGCAAGTTGCGGATCGAAACTATTAGCACTAACTCCCGCGCCACTGTAGATTCCTCCGTCAGGAAGGGCATCGCTTAAGGCAATGGTTTCGCTATCGACACACACCATCATATCCTCCGGACAAATCACCACCGGCAAAGGATTTACCACGATGGTAAAAGTGCAAACATTAGAACAACCATTTGCATCGGTGAAGAAATATTCGATTTCATGGGTTCCAACACCAGCAAGTGCCGGCGTGAAAATCCCGTTGCTTACGCCCAAACCCTGATAGTTTCCACCGGCAGGATTAGCACCTGACAAAGTTACGGGATCGTGATCGATACATAACGCCACGTCAGCGGGGCAGCTTACATCCGGCAGTGCGTTTACGGTAACGGCAAAGCTACACGTGTTGGTGCAGCCATTTTCATCCGTAAAAACATAGGCGATGGTGTGCGTTCCAATACCCGCCACGACAGGGTTGAACTGCGCTCCGTCGACACCCGGGCCGGAATAAGTTCCTCCTGTGGGCTGGGCAACCGGCAAGGCGGTGATGCCCGCATCCACACAGATTTCAAAATCTTCGGGACAAGACATTTCGGGCAAAGGATTTACAGTAATGAAAAAGCTGCATGTGTTGGTACAGAAGTTTTCATCCGTAAACGCGTAGATAATTTCATGGCTTCCCGCTCCTGCTGTTGCTGGATAAAAGGTTCCATTGCTCACGCCTGTGCCTTCGTAAATTCCATTTGCGGGCAATGCCGAATGGAGGGCAAAAGGCGTTTGATCGATGCAAACTGCAATATTGTTCGGACAACTCATCTGCGGCAGCGCATGCACCGTAATGATTAATGAACAGGTTCCGGTGCAGCCGTCAGGCGAGGTATAGCTGTAAATAATAAGGTGTTCGCCGGCTCCTGCCAGCGCGGGATCGAATATTCCCGCATCCACACCGGCACCGGTGTAAATTCCATTGGCCGGCGTAGCGCCCGAAAGTACAAAGGGAGCAGCATCAATACACACTTCTATTGGTGCAGGGCAATTAACCACCGGCATGGGATGCACGGTAATAAAAAACGTGCAGGCGGTAGAACTTCCATTAAAATAGGTATAGGTGTAGGTTATCTCATAAGTTCCCACGCCAGCGGTAGTGGGATCGAAAGCCCCTGCCACCATTCCGGTTCCTGTGAAGGTTCCGCCCGGTGGAGTGGCCAGCGGCTCAAAAGCCGGCGCATTTAAACAAATCGCTGTATCCGGCGGGCAGCCAAACTCGGCGACTTGGAAAACGGACATCGCCCAACCATCGTAGCTGCCTCCCTGATATTTTACGGGGTTGTGCTGCGGAAGATCGAGAATGGCGAAAACTTCCGTTTGATCGGAATGTTGAAGCGCTGTATCAGTTACTGCTATTATCCCATTGGTGGTTGCTGCCGGTACCTTCCAGTTTTTGATGCCACGGACGGCAGGAACGTTCACGGCAATCGGTTCCCAATTCGTTCCGCCATCGGACGAGTAGCTGATATTTACAAGGCTGATGCCCGAACTCTCCCAAAAAATGGTATAGGGCGTTCCGGCATAGAGGTTTGCAAAAGTGTTGGTTATGGTAACAAATAGTGGCGGAATGGTAAATGCTTCGCTTACTGCTTCCAGCCCTTCCACATCCAAGCTTATGAGCTTAAATCTGGCTGCTTCTGTTGGCGTGTTGGGAACGGAAAAGGCCAGTTTTGCGGCTTCCGCCGGATACAGTTGCATAAGCGTATCCGGCCAGCTTAGGCCATCATCTGTGCTGAACAAAATCATCAGGCGAAAGGTATTCGTGGATTCCCATTTGATGGTTTGCACAGTGCTTCCATCCCAAATTTCGCCACCCAGAGGATTAACAAAATCCAGGCTTGGTTGGATATTACTTCCCCGGGCATAGCCGTCAAAGCTGCCGCCACGAAACTTGGCCGGATTGGCCACCGGTAACGGTACAATAGTGAAAGTGCCGGTTTCATCGAAAATAGTTCCGGTACTGTCCGTAATCCTAACGATGCCTTCTTCGGTAGGTTCGGGAACTTTCCAGTTTTTGATGTCCCGTGTGGCTTCCACATTCATAGCAATGGTGTCCCAGGTGGCCGATGCATCCGCTGAGTAGAAAATATTTACATGGCTTACGCCTGAGCTTTTCCACATAATGGGATAGGGTGTTCCGGAATAGATTTGTTGAAACTCATTTTGGATTTCGATAAAAGGTTCCGGGATGGTAAAATCTCCGCTTTCGGCTTCCAGCCCCGGCACATCCAGGCTCACCAGCTTAAAACGCGCAGCAGTGGTGGGTGTATTGGGAATTGTAATCCCGTATTTTGATGCCTCTGCCGGATAAAGTGTTTGCAGGGTATCCGGCCATGTATTTCCACCATCAGCGCTGAAGAGCATCATTATCCGGAAGGTGTTGTTAGCATTCCAGCTTAATAATTGTTCCGTGCTGCCATCCCAAACTTCTCCACCTGCCGGCGAAACAACTTCAAGCTGCGGCGCAAGATTGCTGCTACGTGCATAGCCATCGAAGCTGCCACCGTGGTATTTGGCAACATTCATTAGCGTAGTTTCCGCAATGACAAAAGGTTCTGATACAGTAAACATTTCCGGGCTTGCAGCATCCACCAATTTGAGCAGACAGTTTTGAGAGGCTTCGGGCAGTGGCCAATTTTTGATGCCTGAAGGAGCATCCACATTTTCAAAAATCGTATCCCAGGTTGTTCCTCCATCGTTTGAAAATAAAACATCCAAATGAAAGATACAGGAGCTTTGCCAGCGGATGGAGTATGCATTACCCTGGGTAAGATTAGCGGGTTGAACCAGATTGATGTAGGGTTCTGGGATGGTAAACAATCCTGACACTGTGTTGATGGCAGGATTATCGGTATCCGACAGGCGGATACGAGCAGAGTCTGTGGGCTGAGCCGGTACCGTCCAACCATAGCTGTTGGCTGTGGCAGGATAAGCGGCTTCGATCAATTGCCAGGAAGTGCCGCCGTTGGCGCTAAATTCGATCCTGATCAGATTGATGTTTTGCGACACCCATTTGATGGTGTGGGTAGTTGCTCCATCCCAGCTTACGCCGGCTGCCGGCTGCAAAAGCGTGATGCTTTGCTGCCCCTGCACACACAAGGCCAGCATCATGTTTATTAATAGTAGTATTTTTTTCATGGCAGATCTATTATGGAAGCACAGGGGTATTTCTTACATAACGAGCCCCAACCCAGGCACCGTATTCAAATCGAGAATAAGAAACATTGTAACCCCTTGAGGAAAAGTCTATGTTATCAATCATAAATTTTGTGCCATCGGGGTTTAAACGCAAAATGGAATTGGCCCTGCCGTTTGAATTCAATTCCCCATCACCGTGGGCATCAATGTAACTGCGGAATCCACCCAAATAATAATCATCAAAATTTGTCAATTCAATGGCAATCTCAGCAAGGTTACCTGAAAGTTCCATCACACCGTAATAGCCTGCCCCGGCACTGAGCCTGCTGCTGGTTTCGTTGGCAAAAATACCGGCGCGCACCGGACCATTGCCCCCGTCACCACCATTTATGTGATTCTCAAGGTATCGCCAATTGGCGTTTTCCGGTTGTGGCATTTCTGTGCCATTTTCACTTCCTGCAATAGCTAGGAGCTGTTGTCCTGTTTCAGAAGTATTCCCCCATGCATATTCATTCACAACAGGATTAAGCGGACCGCGCGCTGCTTTTTCGTATTCCAATTCAGTCATGGGGCGTAAGCCCATCCAATCTGCCAGGGATACTGGTCCATAACCAACTAGATAATTACAAGCCCTGTCTGGTCTGGCACATGCATACTTTCCATCTTCATAAGTAATGGTAAAACGGTAATATTTGGCATTGGGATCAGTGGGAAATAAAAATGAAGAACTGATTTGATTTTCAGTGAGTGAATTGAGAAAATCGGTGTATTGCCCCTGGGTGGTTTCATACTTCATCATATAAAATGCCCGATAACCAGTTGGGAAGTTGGGGTTATCAATAATCCCGTCGCCATCCCAATCCAGACCTTCCCTGCCATGTACACGTAACCCAATCAATCTTGCCTGTTCGTCAGCATAATAGCTTCCAGCTACCATCAGAGGAGACAAATAATCATCAATGTAAACATTATCGGGAGAGCCTTTCAGGTGCCAGGATTGAGAGTTCATAGATTCCCCATTCCCGTCCCCAAAGGCAAAGGGGCCTTCGGGAATGTACACCATCTCGGTGCCATACACATGCAGCTCAATGTCTTCAGGCAGGGCATCAAAGCCGTTCAGGCCATAGTTCCATTGCAGCATTACGCTGTCGGCAGCAAAGGTGCCATCGCTCAGCTCGCTGCGGTAGATAAATGCACCCACGCCGTAGTAGGTGCCATCCAGTTCAAGGCTGTCGTTGGGTACAATCAGCGCATGGGCTGTTCCGGTGCCGGGAGTTTCGCCGCCCAAACTCAGCTTGCAGTGGCGGTAGGGTTTTGTGCCGTCATAATACTTGGCAAAAACCCAGGCGGCATCCCAGTTGATGGCGTCGCGCCAGGAGTGATCCCAGCTAATGTCGAAACGGATCATCACGGTTTTGGCGATGGGATCGTTACCCGTCAAAGCCACGTTTTTAATTTGCAAATTGTTGGCTCCCAGGCCAAGCCCGGCAAACAACAGCAGGAAAGTAATACACTTTTTCATAGACGTAGGTTTTTTAAAAATTAACAAATGATTTATGATGCGCAATGGATGTATTGCGGGAAATTGCAGTGGGAAACAGGGTAAGTAACATGTCAAAAAAAATTAATAAGGCTTCGACTACGCTCAGCCACCAGGCTTTGACACGGTGGCTGAGCGTAGTCGAAGCCAGCTCAGCCAATAAATGAACAGGCCAAAAGTATTTATAAAAAGT
It contains:
- a CDS encoding HYR domain-containing protein — encoded protein: MKKILLLINMMLALCVQGQQSITLLQPAAGVSWDGATTHTIKWVSQNINLIRIEFSANGGTSWQLIEAAYPATANSYGWTVPAQPTDSARIRLSDTDNPAINTVSGLFTIPEPYINLVQPANLTQGNAYSIRWQSSCIFHLDVLFSNDGGTTWDTIFENVDAPSGIKNWPLPEASQNCLLKLVDAASPEMFTVSEPFVIAETTLMNVAKYHGGSFDGYARSSNLAPQLEVVSPAGGEVWDGSTEQLLSWNANNTFRIMMLFSADGGNTWPDTLQTLYPAEASKYGITIPNTPTTAARFKLVSLDVPGLEAESGDFTIPEPFIEIQNEFQQIYSGTPYPIMWKSSGVSHVNIFYSADASATWDTIAMNVEATRDIKNWKVPEPTEEGIVRITDSTGTIFDETGTFTIVPLPVANPAKFRGGSFDGYARGSNIQPSLDFVNPLGGEIWDGSTVQTIKWESTNTFRLMILFSTDDGLSWPDTLMQLYPAEAAKLAFSVPNTPTEAARFKLISLDVEGLEAVSEAFTIPPLFVTITNTFANLYAGTPYTIFWESSGISLVNISYSSDGGTNWEPIAVNVPAVRGIKNWKVPAATTNGIIAVTDTALQHSDQTEVFAILDLPQHNPVKYQGGSYDGWAMSVFQVAEFGCPPDTAICLNAPAFEPLATPPGGTFTGTGMVAGAFDPTTAGVGTYEITYTYTYFNGSSTACTFFITVHPMPVVNCPAPIEVCIDAAPFVLSGATPANGIYTGAGVDAGIFDPALAGAGEHLIIYSYTSPDGCTGTCSLIITVHALPQMSCPNNIAVCIDQTPFALHSALPANGIYEGTGVSNGTFYPATAGAGSHEIIYAFTDENFCTNTCSFFITVNPLPEMSCPEDFEICVDAGITALPVAQPTGGTYSGPGVDGAQFNPVVAGIGTHTIAYVFTDENGCTNTCSFAVTVNALPDVSCPADVALCIDHDPVTLSGANPAGGNYQGLGVSNGIFTPALAGVGTHEIEYFFTDANGCSNVCTFTIVVNPLPVVICPEDMMVCVDSETIALSDALPDGGIYSGAGVSANSFDPQLAGVGDHEIVYSYTDANGCSASCNFTIHVKPLPVVSCPGNYAVCQNDAPFAITGASPAGGVYTGTGVVNGIFDPATTGTGIKNITYTFVDGFGCENSCSFKITVLPAPEVTCPANMEVCLDAAPFEIIGLSPAGGTLSGNGIDGTTFTPAQAGVGIHEIFYSYTSPINFCTSTCSFEITVHELPAVSCGADIEMCLDNGPLALDFAEPAGGIYSGNGVSGNVFDPAVAGAGEYLITYQFTSIYGCSSECTFLITVQLMPEMVCPETMGICIYEAPLTLDFASPEGGIYSGEGVASGKFYPELAGPGTHLIQYNYSDEFGCSGNCSFVIEVYPTPVITCNIPGEVCKYDGPIILDACTPSGGTYSGLGVAGNTFFPEIANIGNHEITYHYTDPETGCENESIINIRVKPSQLVEIPQGWMGISSFLTQQNSDIQEIFSDMQNQLIILYNLDGDVYFPGGNIYPFNPWNAYSGYCLKSAGMVDMHFCGEFLEELTVQLSKGWNLVPMLSKTPVSSDFVFGFNNDIKIVKQVAGSKLLWKEMGINTLGFVNPGKAYFVYCYAPTSISYPYYADKAAPETKPEEPILSPFATVTPTPISHVIAFDANAVAQLKPGDILAGFGQNGLCTGLAQISDEQTTLVLYGDDATTEQNDGLTDGEEIRYRLYRPEDDQTFDLLLSWDADYQEGNAFVAHGVSVATSIHLSSVGISVVDPGSISIYPNPTTGDVQISGIEDNYTVEVYNAVSENLLQMNLSGEGRINLSSYPKGIYIIKITTRDLSFTKKVVLQ
- a CDS encoding SUMF1/EgtB/PvdO family nonheme iron enzyme; translated protein: MKKCITFLLLFAGLGLGANNLQIKNVALTGNDPIAKTVMIRFDISWDHSWRDAINWDAAWVFAKYYDGTKPYRHCKLSLGGETPGTGTAHALIVPNDSLELDGTYYGVGAFIYRSELSDGTFAADSVMLQWNYGLNGFDALPEDIELHVYGTEMVYIPEGPFAFGDGNGESMNSQSWHLKGSPDNVYIDDYLSPLMVAGSYYADEQARLIGLRVHGREGLDWDGDGIIDNPNFPTGYRAFYMMKYETTQGQYTDFLNSLTENQISSSFLFPTDPNAKYYRFTITYEDGKYACARPDRACNYLVGYGPVSLADWMGLRPMTELEYEKAARGPLNPVVNEYAWGNTSETGQQLLAIAGSENGTEMPQPENANWRYLENHINGGDGGNGPVRAGIFANETSSRLSAGAGYYGVMELSGNLAEIAIELTNFDDYYLGGFRSYIDAHGDGELNSNGRANSILRLNPDGTKFMIDNIDFSSRGYNVSYSRFEYGAWVGARYVRNTPVLP